The window GTCAGCAAAAGTCTAATGAAGCGTTCAGAGAGGAGCTCAACCAAACACTTCACCCGTCGCCAAGGCGGCGTATCCAACCGTATCGAGGGTTGCTGACGTGGGCGCTGAGACATCGTATTACTACCCTGCTGATTGCCGTTGCTTTCTTTATTGGCAGTTTGCAGTTAATTCCGTTTATTCCCAAAGGGTTGTTTGATAACGGGGATATAGGATTAAGTACGATTTCGATTGAGTTGCCGCCTGGGTCTACCCTAAGTGAAACCGAGGACGTGATGCGGCAATTAAATCAGTTGTTGCAGGATAAGCCAGAAGTCAAAAATGTTTTAGCGACGGCAGGAAACGTAAATTCAGCAACGGTTTTCGTGAACTTGGTGCCCAAAGACAAGCGGCAACTTTCCCAAAAGGAATTTGAGCAACAGATGCGGCAGGAATTTGCGGCGATTCCAGGTACGCGCATTAGTTTTGCCAGTTCCGGTGCAGGGGGAAGTAATAAGGATTTATCCATTGTTCTTAAGAGTGAAAATCCAGAATCATTGAAGAAAACGGCTGATGCCCTAGAACGGCAGATGCGTCAAATTCCGGGTTTGGTGGAAGTTACGTCGAGTTTGAGTCTGGTGAAACCGGAACTGGTGATTGAGCCAAAGCCTGATCGGGCAAGCGATTTGGGGGTTTCAGTTAATGCGATCGCCCGCACGGCATTTCTGGCATTGATTGGAGACAATGAGGCGAATCTAGCTAAGTTTAATTTACCCGATCGCCAAATTCCCATTCGCGTTCAGCTTGACCCGAAAGCCCGAAACGACCTCGATACTGTCAAAAATCTTCGGGTTCCCACTCAAGATGGTAAGCTAGTTCCCCTCAGTGCAGTGGCAGATATTCGTTTTGGCAGTGGGCCGGCACAGATTGACCGCTTTGACCGCACGCGTCAGGTGTTGGTGGAAGGGAACTTGCAAGGCGTTTCATTGGGTGACGCGATGGAAAAGGTGAGGGCATTGCCCGCGCTAAATCCCCTGCCTCCGGATGTTTCTGAAGAACCCTTTGGGGATGCCAAGATTATGCGGGATATTTTCAGCCGTTTTGCGGGAGCATTAGGGTTGGCAGTCCTGTCAATTTATGCCATTCTTGTCTTGCTTTACAACAATTTTCTCTATCCTTTTGGGATTTTGGTGGCGTTACCCTTGTCCATCGGTGGGGCTTTGCTGGGCTTGTTGATTATGCAGAAGGAGTTGGGGTTATTTGCCCTAATTGGGATTGTCCTGCTGATGGGATTGGTGACGAAAAACGCAATTCTGTTGGTGGACTTTGCGTTGGCGGCGATGAAGGAAGGGAAACCGCAGTTTAAAGCTGTGACTGAGGCGGGTGTTACTCGTTTACGCCCCATTCTCATGACTTCTTTTTCCACCATTGCTGGCATGATCCCGATTGCTATGGAATTGGGGGCAGGTTCAGAGGTTCGCAGTCCGATGGCAATTTCCGTGATTGGGGGTTTTACAACGTCCACCTTGCTAACGCTGGTGGTGGTGCCAGTCCTGTTTACGTATGTGGATAACCTCGTGCGTGGGATTATGCGGCTATTGGGTGGTGAGGATAAGCCTCAGGTAGCCATGGCGGGGGCAAGTGGAGGGGATACGGATGCAAATGTGACTCGTCAGGATTAGTGGATCACAACCAAATCCTTACCCCCTAAACCTGAATCAACCACCGAGTGAGGAACTGATACAGGTTCTAACTTCAACCACCCATTGAATCGCCTGGAAATAAGACTCACCCCCTAATTCCCCCACATTGTGATGTCCTGCCTCTGGTACCAACAGCAGTTTTTTCGGTTCAGAGGCGGCTTCAAATAGGCGTTGGCTCATCTGTGCCGGAATCAGTGTATCGTCAGTTCCGTGAATAAACAGAACTGGCATGGAGAGAGATCGAACCTTTTTCAAAGAATCAAACTTTTGGTGCAATAGCCAATCTACCGGAAATATCCCAAACTGACGATAGAGATGATCGACCATTGACCGCATGGTTGTGAATGAACCTTC of the Allocoleopsis franciscana PCC 7113 genome contains:
- a CDS encoding efflux RND transporter permease subunit; protein product: MSLNLSSWSIKSPVPTIVLFLILGVVGLMSFFQLGINDNPNIDIPAVSVTVTQSGAGPEELESQVTKKIEDAVAGIGNIDELKSVVTEGKSETTISFVLGTDSDRATNDVRNAVAQIRQNLPPDINEPIVKRLEFAGGSIMTYVVSSEQRSVEQLSDLVDRTISRALLSVPGVAQIDRLGGVDREIRVDLDPSRLQAYGITATQVNDQIRNFNINLPGGRAEVGGSEQNVRTLGSAKTVEDLQGYRIVLPGGATVPLSSLGKVEDRFADPRKAAHFDGKSVVAFAVRRSTGSTLVTVEEGVREAAKTLQKTLPQDVQLSLVFTRADAIRDSYQATIDSIIIGSILTVIVVGVFIRNWRVTLITAMALPLSIIPTFMVMKMLGYTLDSMTLLALALAIGNLVDDAICMIENIDQHLDMGKKPFNAALDAASEIGLAVVATTATIVAVFLPVAFMGGIPGQFFQPFGVTVAVSTMFSTLVACTMTPMMSAYLLKPKKSKASLNGNGKNGQFQHNGKAPNAKSLRQQKSNEAFREELNQTLHPSPRRRIQPYRGLLTWALRHRITTLLIAVAFFIGSLQLIPFIPKGLFDNGDIGLSTISIELPPGSTLSETEDVMRQLNQLLQDKPEVKNVLATAGNVNSATVFVNLVPKDKRQLSQKEFEQQMRQEFAAIPGTRISFASSGAGGSNKDLSIVLKSENPESLKKTADALERQMRQIPGLVEVTSSLSLVKPELVIEPKPDRASDLGVSVNAIARTAFLALIGDNEANLAKFNLPDRQIPIRVQLDPKARNDLDTVKNLRVPTQDGKLVPLSAVADIRFGSGPAQIDRFDRTRQVLVEGNLQGVSLGDAMEKVRALPALNPLPPDVSEEPFGDAKIMRDIFSRFAGALGLAVLSIYAILVLLYNNFLYPFGILVALPLSIGGALLGLLIMQKELGLFALIGIVLLMGLVTKNAILLVDFALAAMKEGKPQFKAVTEAGVTRLRPILMTSFSTIAGMIPIAMELGAGSEVRSPMAISVIGGFTTSTLLTLVVVPVLFTYVDNLVRGIMRLLGGEDKPQVAMAGASGGDTDANVTRQD